The genomic DNA CGGTGTAGCTCAGGATGTAGCCGACGTAGCCGTACACCGATACCTGAATTGTCGTATAGGTGAGCATGGCGATCCAGGCCGCGGCGAGGCCGGTCGACCGCCCGAGGCCGTAGCCGGCGTAGGTGAAGAATGCTCCCGGCTTCGGGACGTGCCGCGCCATCGCGGCCAGGCCCACTGAGAACAGCAACAGGACGACGGCGCTGATGACATAAAGCGACGGGAAACCCACCCCGTTGCCGATCAGGATGCCGAGAGGTGCGGCTCCTCCGACGACGGTGAGGGGAGAAGCCGCGGCGACGACCATAAAGACAATGGCGGTGACGCCGAGAGAGCCGGTGAGCGAGCGCTTTGCGGACGCTTCGACCCCCGTGGATTCGAGCTGTGTCATGAGCGGTCCCTTCGTGGGCGGTGCAGGGTGAACGAGCGGATGCCATGAGACTCTCGCGCCCGGATTGCAACACCGTTCCTGGGTCGTGAAAAAGAAGGGCATGACAAACGAGACAGTGTGCGGACGCGGTCTCATTTGAGAGACACACACTCGAAACACGCGAGACCCGTGGCGGCAACCAGTGGTGTTTACGCTGCACAGACGGCTCCCGGAGGCACCATGACAGCACTCGAACGCGCCATCGCTCGTCCCGATCCGGTGCGAGAATTCGGTGCGCGCTCGCCGCTGCACGGACTTGATCGTCAAAGCGTCGGTTTCGTCGATGTGCTCGCCCAGTCAGTCGCGGCGGTCGCGCCCGCGGCCGCGGCAACGACGGTAGTGCTGCTGGTCGCCGGAATTTCGCCCTCGGCTACCGTGCTGTCGATCCTTGTCGCCGGCGTGCTGAGCTTTTTGGTAGCACGCACTATTTCGCAGTTCGCGCGCCGTTTTGCGGCGGCCGGTTCGACCTACACTTACACGGCCCGAGGCCTCGGGGTGGGAGCCGGCCTGGCTTCTGGGGCAGCAATTCTCGTCGGGTACGGCGCAATCGCGATGTTCGCGCTCTTTGGCGGCGCCTACTACCTCACGTTCTTGTTGGGTGCGATTCTTCCTGGCACAGCTGGGCCCGTCACGACAGCACTCGTGCTTCTCGCAGAAGCGGCTTTTGTCGCACTGGTATTGGTGCGCGGCATTCGAGTGTCCTCGCGAATCGCTCTTGTCGTCGAAGTGATTTCGGTCGCGCTCATCGTCGTGATGCTCATCATTTTGCTGGTCCAGATTGGGCCGATCAACCCGGCGGTCTTGGTGCCAGCAGCCGGCGAATGGTCGCCGGCTGCCATCGCTGCCGGCTCCGTTATCGCCCTGACCGCATTCGTCGGATTCGAGAGCTCAGCGACCCTCGGCGTCGAAGCACGCTCGCCGCTTCGAACCGTGCCGAGGGCGATTGTCTGGACGGTCATCCTCTCGGGTGGGCTCTACCTTCTGGCATCGATCACCCAGGTTGCAGGATTTGCCGCGTTGGATAGGGAACTCTCCGAAAGCGCATCGCCCATCAACGAACTCGCGGCGGCCTATGGCATGGACATGTGGGCCACCCTTGCGGACGCCGGGATCGCCGCATCCTTTCTCGCCTGCGCCATCGGCTCGACGACGGCCCTCACCCGGGTGCTCTTCACGATGGGCCGTGACGGCGTGCTCCCTCGGGCTGCTGGGAGGGCTCACCGCCGGTTCGGCACCCCGATCGGGGCCATCTGGCTCTCGCTGCCCGTGATCACGATCGCGCCCTTGCTCGTGACGATTGCCGGTATGGAAATTCGCGACGCCATGCACATCACCATCGCGCTCGGCGGTGTCGGTTACATCGTCGCCTATATCTTTGTCTGCGTTTCCGCGCCGTTGTTTCTGCGTCGAATAGGCGAATTAACAGTCGGTTCGGCGGTCATCGCCGGAGTCTCTGCTGTCGCCCTCACGGGCGGTCTCGTAGCGTTCCTCGTGGTCGATGCGGCATCAGGAAGCGCGGCGATCTGGGTGGTACTCGCCGTCGCGGTGGCGGCTGCAATCGTCATCATCGGGCGAATTCGCGGCGATCGACGCTCGCTCGATGGCATTGGCGCCTACGACGAACCGATCGCATCTCAAGTGTTGGGTGGTGTCGCCCGAGATGGACGAACCACTGATGCCTGAGGCACCTGCGCCCGCTCTCACCGCGCGTCAGCCGCGTGCGATTCACAGTGCATTGAGTGTGCTCGAGGCCGTCGCGCATCTGGGAGCGGGCGCGACGGCACGCGAAGTGTCAACTCAACTCGGGTTGCCGCGTGCGACGACCTATCGCCTCTTGAATCTGCTCGTGCAAGACGAATATCTCGTGCGCACGCCGGATCTTGCCGGGTTCGCGCTCGGTGCAAAAGTGTCGCAGCTCATTGCGGCTGCGACACCACCGTTGCGGCTGGCTACAGCGGCCCGCGCCGTCGTCGCCGATACTCGATCCGCTGTCCGAGGCGGAGTGCATGTGGTGCTTTACATCGACGGCCGGATCACGGTTGTCGATGCCGACCCCGACTTTCCCCTGTCCGATGACGTCCGCCTCGTTCGAGAGCCGGGGCGATTTGCGCTGGGGCGCCTGCTTCTTGGCGAGATGGCGCCGGCGAACGCGCTACCCGGGGCTGTGGCGTCCGACCTGGCGCGTTTCGACGCCACCCGTCAAGTGGGCGAAATCACGGTGGGCTATGGATGCCTCGCGGTCCCCATTCGTGACAGCAACGGTGCTCTCGCAGGCGCTGTCGGGTTTTCCGGTCCCGCACACCGCATATCGGAGCCTGCAGCGGTGCTTGAGATATTGCGGCCCGCTGCGGAACGGCTTGCGCCACTTGTGACGTGAGGTCTGTCGCGCCTCATGCATCGTCCGGAGTCACGTGGTCGGCTGCAGTCGCACCATGAAGCGGTCAGGCTCCGGCAGCGGCCCGAAATCATACTTTTCGTAAAGGCCATGCGCATCGGCCGTTGCAAGGAGTACGCGGCGTAGCCCCAGGGGTTCGAGGTCAGCTACGACGCCCGCGATGAGATCCTTGCCAAGGTTGTTGCCCCGCGCAGTCGTTGCAACGAAGACATCGCACAGCCATGCAAAGGTCACGCCATCGGTGATGACGCGGGCGTAGGCGACTTGTGCGCCGGAATCGACCTCGAAGATGCCGTAGTTACGTGAGGCATCGATCGCAGCATCCTGCGCCTCACGGGTCCGTCCCTTCGCCCAGTACGACTGCTCGCTGAGCCACCCGTGCACGACAACGCGGTCGATCTCGTCGGATGATGTCGAAAAGCGGTAGCGGGAATGCACCCACTCAGAATATGGTGCACGACTGTCGACTCCTGACCGTCGACTGGCGAGAGCGCGCGAGCACGTTAGACTATGGGAAGCTCTCCGCGAGGCGGCATCCAGGCCAACTCCCCCAGGACGGAAACGTAGCAAGGGTAACCAGGCTCTGCCGGGTTCGCGGAGAGTCTTATTTTTCCGGAACGATTCGTAGGACTTTCTCCGGTGCACCCGCGCGCGGCGGGTGTCGCAGCCTCTTAGGGTTGATGTGTGGCACAGAGCATCTTCATCACCTCAGCCGAAGGACATTCCGGCAAGTCCACGATCGCGCTCGGAGTGCTTGACGCATTAAGTCACGCGACTCCCCGTATCGGGGTCTTCCGAACTGTTGCGCGCTCCACCGTCGAACGTGACTACGTGCTCGAGATGTTGCTCGACCATGATGGCGTCGACCTCGATTACGACGAGTGCATCGGCGTCACCTATGACGACGTGCACGACGATCCGGATGCCGCGCTCGGTCGAATCGTCGAGCGCTACAAAGCGGTCGAAGCGCAGTGCGACGCGATCGTGATCCTTGGTAGCGACTTCACTGACGTCGGTAGCCCCGCTGAACTCGGATACAACGCTCGAATCGCCGCGAACCTCGGCGCGCCAGTATTGCTTGTCCTCGGGGGGCGCGCGCATCAGGGGAGCGGTGAGCAACTCGGCACGTCGACCCCTCGGACGCCCGAAGAGATGGGCCAGATCACGTCGCTGGCTCTCACCGAGCTATCAAATGGTCGAGCGGACCTGCTCGGCATTGCCGCGAACCGAATCGACCCGGAACGCTCTGAAGAGATCGTGGCCGCCATCCGCGGCGTGATCGAGCACAGTCTGCCTGCTGCTCGCGCAGCTGAAGTGCCGGTATGGGCGCTGCCCGAAGATCGCTTCCTGGTGGCGCCATCTGTCAGGGGAGTGCTCCGCTCGGTTAACGGCACCCTGGTCAAAGGCGACCCTGACCTCATGACCCGTGAGGTTCTCGGCGTCGTCGTTGCCGGTATGTCAATGGTCAACGTGTTGCCCCGACTCGCCGAGAGCGCACTCGTTGTGATTCCGGCCGATCGCACTGAGGTTCTCCTCGCGACGATGCTCGCGCACTCGTCGGGAACGTTCCCATCTCTTGCCGGAGTGGTGCTCAACGGGCCGTTCCCCTTGCCCGAAGATATCGACCGCCTCATCGACGGTCTTGACTCGACGCTCCCGATCATTTCAACCGACGGCGGAACGTACGAGACAGCCGTGCAGATCATGAACACCCGCGGGCGACTCGCGGCCGACTCGCAGCGCCGTTATGACACGGCACTTGCGATGTTCCACAAGTACGTGGACGTCGAGGAGCTCACTCGATTGCTGGGGCTCGCGCGATCGAGCATCGTCACACCCCTGATGTTCGAGTACGGCATCATGGAGCGCGCCCGCAGCAATCGAAAACGCATCGTCCTGCCCGAGGGCGAAGACGACCGAGTGTTGCGCGCTGCCGCGACGGTTCTCGCGCGCGGCGTGGCGGACATCATCATCCTCGGAGAAGACCTCGAAGTGCGCCACCGAGCCCTCGAGTTGGGCATCGATATCTCCGGGGCCGAGATCATCAGCCCCTTCGACGCCGTCTACGTCAACAAGTTCGCCGCGGAGTACACACGCCTTCGCGCCCACAAGGGCATGGTTTACGAACGCGCCGCGGACTCAGTGACGGATGCTTCGTACTTCGCCAC from Microbacterium endophyticum includes the following:
- a CDS encoding APC family permease; translated protein: MTALERAIARPDPVREFGARSPLHGLDRQSVGFVDVLAQSVAAVAPAAAATTVVLLVAGISPSATVLSILVAGVLSFLVARTISQFARRFAAAGSTYTYTARGLGVGAGLASGAAILVGYGAIAMFALFGGAYYLTFLLGAILPGTAGPVTTALVLLAEAAFVALVLVRGIRVSSRIALVVEVISVALIVVMLIILLVQIGPINPAVLVPAAGEWSPAAIAAGSVIALTAFVGFESSATLGVEARSPLRTVPRAIVWTVILSGGLYLLASITQVAGFAALDRELSESASPINELAAAYGMDMWATLADAGIAASFLACAIGSTTALTRVLFTMGRDGVLPRAAGRAHRRFGTPIGAIWLSLPVITIAPLLVTIAGMEIRDAMHITIALGGVGYIVAYIFVCVSAPLFLRRIGELTVGSAVIAGVSAVALTGGLVAFLVVDAASGSAAIWVVLAVAVAAAIVIIGRIRGDRRSLDGIGAYDEPIASQVLGGVARDGRTTDA
- a CDS encoding helix-turn-helix domain-containing protein — protein: MPEAPAPALTARQPRAIHSALSVLEAVAHLGAGATAREVSTQLGLPRATTYRLLNLLVQDEYLVRTPDLAGFALGAKVSQLIAAATPPLRLATAARAVVADTRSAVRGGVHVVLYIDGRITVVDADPDFPLSDDVRLVREPGRFALGRLLLGEMAPANALPGAVASDLARFDATRQVGEITVGYGCLAVPIRDSNGALAGAVGFSGPAHRISEPAAVLEILRPAAERLAPLVT
- a CDS encoding GNAT family N-acetyltransferase, which produces MHSRYRFSTSSDEIDRVVVHGWLSEQSYWAKGRTREAQDAAIDASRNYGIFEVDSGAQVAYARVITDGVTFAWLCDVFVATTARGNNLGKDLIAGVVADLEPLGLRRVLLATADAHGLYEKYDFGPLPEPDRFMVRLQPTT
- the pta gene encoding phosphate acetyltransferase, translated to MAQSIFITSAEGHSGKSTIALGVLDALSHATPRIGVFRTVARSTVERDYVLEMLLDHDGVDLDYDECIGVTYDDVHDDPDAALGRIVERYKAVEAQCDAIVILGSDFTDVGSPAELGYNARIAANLGAPVLLVLGGRAHQGSGEQLGTSTPRTPEEMGQITSLALTELSNGRADLLGIAANRIDPERSEEIVAAIRGVIEHSLPAARAAEVPVWALPEDRFLVAPSVRGVLRSVNGTLVKGDPDLMTREVLGVVVAGMSMVNVLPRLAESALVVIPADRTEVLLATMLAHSSGTFPSLAGVVLNGPFPLPEDIDRLIDGLDSTLPIISTDGGTYETAVQIMNTRGRLAADSQRRYDTALAMFHKYVDVEELTRLLGLARSSIVTPLMFEYGIMERARSNRKRIVLPEGEDDRVLRAAATVLARGVADIIILGEDLEVRHRALELGIDISGAEIISPFDAVYVNKFAAEYTRLRAHKGMVYERAADSVTDASYFATLMVHMGFADGMVSGAAHTTAHTIRPAFEIIKTKPGVSVVSSVFLMALADRVLVYGDCAVIPDPTSDQLADIAISSASTAAQFGIEPRVAMLSYSTGESGTGADVEKVRTATSIVRERAPEMLVEGPIQYDAAADAAVALAKMPGSDVAGRATVFIFPDLNTGNNTYKAVQRSAGAVAIGPVLQGLNKPINDLSRGALVEDIVNTIAITAIQAQADQEQGRSESGSVTA